The following are encoded in a window of Solibacillus sp. FSL R7-0668 genomic DNA:
- the thpR gene encoding RNA 2',3'-cyclic phosphodiesterase produces the protein MERETHYFWAVRIPDDVKQAIHDELTQIKSIFPFKRWVNLNDYHITLAFLGSVPPQKRPSVIRLVGDAMKSQKAFMLEIEGLNVFGPPKSPRVFWGAVNEEKQLFQLQEIVHKTCVAAGFSLDTRPYHPHITLARKWGGNEDFKMADLVTHNPFKEKILSFQVSEIVLYKSNLESTPKYESIAAFSLLN, from the coding sequence ATGGAGAGAGAGACTCACTATTTTTGGGCCGTACGTATTCCGGATGATGTTAAACAAGCAATTCACGATGAATTGACACAAATTAAATCAATATTCCCGTTTAAACGTTGGGTGAATTTAAATGATTATCATATAACCCTTGCTTTTCTTGGCTCAGTACCCCCACAAAAACGTCCATCTGTTATTAGATTAGTTGGCGACGCCATGAAGAGTCAAAAAGCTTTTATGTTAGAGATTGAAGGACTGAATGTGTTTGGTCCTCCAAAATCTCCTCGCGTATTTTGGGGAGCAGTGAATGAAGAGAAGCAGTTATTTCAACTTCAAGAAATTGTCCATAAAACTTGTGTTGCAGCGGGCTTTTCTTTAGACACACGACCTTATCATCCCCATATCACATTAGCACGTAAATGGGGGGGAAATGAAGATTTCAAAATGGCCGATTTAGTCACGCATAACCCTTTTAAAGAAAAAATTTTATCGTTTCAAGTAAGTGAAATTGTCTTATATAAATCGAATCTAGAAAGTACACCAAAATATGAATCCATTGCAGCTTTTTCTTTACTAAACTAA
- the corA gene encoding magnesium/cobalt transporter CorA, translating to MINFIGITKSNHLETEISIYNINFSNYTWFWVDFNQPTDEEIRHLADTFNFHPLAIEDCIHRLQRPKFDYYEGFTFFVTHLVREENKEIIKEELNFFVGEDFIVTFHHTPSQEVYQVWERVLQKNIEKWDPYYVFYRTLDKIVDNYFPIIYKIEDDLNKIEDNMHHKSMNLLMNELFDIRHMLLNLMHTVNPMRDVLYRILNSHRLSKITERREYFSDIYDHLLKLSDSIMSDRELTADIRDSYLSLNSHQTNNVMKVLTIITSIFAPLTFIAGIYGMNFEHMPELTWKYGYILTLGFMGIMGVSMFIWFMRRGWFK from the coding sequence ATGATCAACTTCATTGGAATTACGAAGTCCAATCATTTGGAAACGGAAATTTCTATATACAATATCAATTTTTCTAATTATACATGGTTTTGGGTGGATTTTAATCAACCAACTGATGAAGAAATAAGACATTTAGCAGATACTTTTAACTTTCACCCACTAGCTATTGAAGACTGTATACATAGACTTCAACGTCCCAAGTTCGATTATTACGAGGGCTTTACTTTTTTTGTTACACACTTAGTTCGAGAAGAAAATAAAGAAATTATTAAAGAAGAACTAAATTTTTTCGTTGGAGAGGATTTTATCGTTACATTCCATCATACGCCATCCCAGGAAGTTTACCAGGTATGGGAAAGGGTGTTGCAAAAGAACATTGAAAAATGGGACCCCTATTATGTTTTTTATCGAACGTTAGACAAAATTGTCGATAATTACTTTCCAATCATCTATAAAATTGAAGATGATTTAAACAAAATTGAAGATAACATGCATCATAAATCGATGAACCTCCTAATGAATGAACTATTCGACATAAGACACATGTTATTAAATCTAATGCATACAGTAAACCCAATGCGTGATGTACTCTACCGTATATTAAATTCTCATCGTTTAAGTAAAATAACCGAAAGAAGAGAATATTTTTCTGATATTTATGACCATCTTTTAAAACTATCCGACTCAATTATGTCTGATAGAGAATTAACTGCTGATATAAGAGACAGCTATCTCTCCTTAAATTCACATCAAACGAATAACGTGATGAAAGTTCTAACAATTATCACTTCCATTTTTGCTCCTTTAACATTTATTGCCGGGATTTATGGGATGAACTTTGAACATATGCCGGAACTAACATGGAAATATGGTTATATTCTGACACTTGGATTTATGGGGATAATGGGCGTTTCAATGTTTATCTGGTTTATGAGAAGAGGTTGGTTTAAATAA
- a CDS encoding NAD(P)/FAD-dependent oxidoreductase, which translates to MNVLDCIIIGGGPSGLSACLTLGRARRKIALFDDGTNRNRVTQASHGFITRDGIKPQAFKEIALKELENYPSVLCFTATVTEIIKDINNDRFTVKTSTSQEYVSEKIILATGIQEIFTIPSIRKFYGKSLFSCPYCDGWEQKDKPLVVIAEKEEHVLHLTKLIYNWSQDLVVLTNGTLLSKEGEIELQKHNIKIISDKIKGLIGNDGYLQKIEFETGETIRRTGGFVAPSYYRSNQFAEKLGCEIHENGKVITDGVGRTTQKNVYIAGETERSKPSSLMISAAKGNKAAVSVNTDLSMERF; encoded by the coding sequence ATGAATGTCCTTGATTGTATCATAATAGGTGGGGGTCCTTCAGGGTTAAGTGCTTGTTTAACTTTAGGAAGAGCTAGGAGAAAAATTGCTCTATTTGACGATGGAACGAATAGGAATAGAGTGACACAAGCGTCACATGGATTTATTACTCGAGATGGGATAAAACCACAAGCATTCAAAGAAATAGCGCTAAAAGAGTTGGAGAATTACCCGTCCGTATTATGTTTTACTGCAACAGTTACGGAAATCATCAAAGATATAAATAATGATCGATTTACGGTCAAAACATCTACTAGTCAGGAATATGTTTCAGAAAAAATAATACTCGCTACTGGGATTCAAGAAATATTTACTATACCAAGTATTAGAAAGTTTTATGGGAAAAGTTTATTTAGTTGTCCGTATTGTGATGGCTGGGAGCAAAAAGATAAACCGTTAGTGGTTATTGCTGAAAAAGAAGAGCATGTATTGCATTTAACTAAGTTAATTTATAATTGGTCGCAGGATTTGGTTGTCTTAACGAATGGAACTCTATTATCTAAAGAAGGTGAAATAGAGTTACAAAAACACAACATCAAAATTATATCGGATAAGATAAAAGGCTTAATAGGTAATGACGGATACTTACAAAAAATAGAGTTTGAAACAGGAGAAACAATTAGAAGAACGGGTGGATTTGTTGCCCCATCTTATTATCGCTCCAATCAATTTGCTGAAAAGCTTGGCTGTGAAATTCATGAAAACGGAAAAGTTATAACAGATGGTGTTGGTAGAACAACGCAAAAAAACGTATATATTGCAGGGGAAACAGAAAGATCTAAACCATCCTCTTTAATGATCTCAGCTGCTAAAGGGAATAAAGCTGCAGTTTCAGTAAATACTGACCTATCGATGGAACGATTTTGA
- a CDS encoding Na/Pi cotransporter family protein — protein MEVNFQEMIFQFLGGLGLFLFAIKYMGDGLQKAAGDRLRDILDKFTTNPFMGVLVGIVVTVLIQSSSGTTVITVGLVSAGFMTLRQAIGVIMGANIGTTVTAFIIGIDVGAYAYPIMALGAVFLFFFKKSTIQNIGQVLFGFAGLFIGLEMMSSGMKPLRDWQPFLDLTVQMSDIPVLGLLVGTVFTLIVQSSSATVGILQGLYAEGLIPLAGALPVLFGDNIGTTITAVLASLGASVAARRAAATHVIFNLIGSIIFILLLVPFTAYVEWITGVLNLESKMQIAFAHGTFNIANTLIQLPFIGVLARIVTKLIPGEDSLIEHKPKYLDENLIAQSPSLALGQAKMEVMHMGAYGVQGMKETLHYLQTGDTKAIGNVEQLEEAINNLDRKSTEYLVKLSKQALSRSESTLHHNLFDNIRDIERIGDHVENIVELLQYRDANKVKLSDEAQAELVEMYEYTMDTVRQALEALEKNDLALAQEVYARENEIDVMERKLRKMHIYRLNEGICSGSAGIVFADIISNLERIGDHAKNIVDTVK, from the coding sequence ATGGAAGTTAATTTTCAAGAGATGATATTTCAATTCTTAGGTGGTTTAGGGCTATTCTTGTTCGCCATTAAGTATATGGGAGATGGCTTACAAAAAGCGGCGGGTGATAGACTACGTGATATATTAGATAAGTTTACGACCAATCCATTTATGGGCGTACTTGTCGGGATAGTGGTAACAGTTTTAATTCAATCCAGCTCAGGGACGACGGTAATTACAGTTGGGCTTGTAAGTGCGGGCTTTATGACATTAAGACAAGCGATAGGTGTTATTATGGGTGCCAATATTGGTACAACAGTAACGGCATTTATTATCGGGATTGATGTTGGCGCGTATGCTTACCCAATCATGGCGCTTGGGGCTGTGTTTTTATTCTTCTTTAAGAAAAGTACCATTCAAAATATTGGACAAGTATTATTTGGATTTGCGGGCTTATTCATTGGGTTAGAAATGATGAGTAGCGGTATGAAGCCTTTACGTGATTGGCAGCCGTTTTTAGATTTAACAGTTCAAATGAGTGACATTCCGGTGTTAGGTCTTCTTGTCGGTACCGTGTTCACACTGATTGTTCAATCTTCATCTGCGACAGTCGGCATTTTACAGGGGCTTTATGCAGAGGGGCTTATTCCATTAGCAGGAGCGTTACCCGTATTATTTGGTGATAATATCGGAACGACGATTACAGCTGTTTTAGCTTCATTAGGTGCTTCTGTTGCCGCGCGTCGTGCCGCAGCAACACATGTCATCTTTAACTTAATTGGTTCAATAATCTTTATTTTATTATTAGTTCCATTCACAGCGTATGTGGAGTGGATTACAGGGGTATTAAATTTAGAAAGCAAAATGCAAATTGCCTTTGCTCACGGGACATTTAATATTGCCAACACATTAATTCAGTTGCCATTTATCGGTGTTCTTGCTAGGATCGTGACGAAGCTAATACCGGGAGAAGATTCTCTAATTGAGCATAAACCGAAATATTTAGATGAAAATTTAATTGCGCAATCGCCATCACTGGCTTTAGGTCAAGCAAAAATGGAAGTCATGCATATGGGCGCTTACGGTGTACAAGGCATGAAAGAAACGTTACATTATTTACAAACAGGTGACACAAAGGCCATTGGTAATGTCGAGCAATTAGAAGAAGCTATTAATAATTTAGATCGTAAATCAACGGAATATTTAGTGAAGCTATCGAAACAAGCTTTATCTCGATCTGAATCCACGTTACATCATAATTTATTTGATAATATTCGTGATATTGAGCGAATTGGTGACCATGTCGAAAATATCGTGGAGCTTTTACAATACCGCGATGCCAATAAAGTAAAACTAAGTGATGAAGCACAAGCAGAGTTAGTGGAAATGTATGAATATACGATGGATACTGTGCGTCAAGCTTTAGAAGCACTTGAAAAAAATGACTTAGCACTTGCACAAGAAGTATATGCAAGAGAAAATGAAATTGACGTGATGGAACGTAAATTGCGAAAAATGCATATTTATCGTTTAAACGAAGGCATTTGCTCTGGTTCAGCAGGCATTGTTTTTGCAGACATTATTAGCAATTTAGAACGAATTGGCGATCACGCAAAAAATATTGTAGATACAGTGAAATAA
- a CDS encoding 3-hydroxyacyl-CoA dehydrogenase yields MNFKNVTIAGSGVLGSQIAFQSAFFGFNVSVYDINEGAIEAAKTRMIALKDTYGAYFKDEARAEKALASFSYFTDLAAATKDADLVIEAVPERIEIKQSFYENLAKVAPKKTVFASNSSTLLPSQFAAFTGRPEKFLALHFANSIWQNNTAEVMGHPGTDVQYVEQVADFARAIQMIPFVLKKEQPGYILNTLLVPFLSAAMELWVKDIADPQTIDKNWMISTGAPRGPFAIYDIVGMETPYNLNLMRAEKDPAAKFVAEKIKREMIDQGKMGISTGEGFYKYPNPAYLDPNFTKSN; encoded by the coding sequence ATGAATTTCAAAAATGTAACAATCGCAGGTAGTGGTGTTTTAGGTAGCCAAATCGCATTCCAATCGGCTTTCTTTGGCTTTAACGTAAGTGTTTATGATATTAATGAAGGCGCAATTGAAGCAGCCAAAACACGAATGATCGCATTGAAAGACACATATGGTGCTTATTTTAAAGATGAGGCGCGCGCGGAAAAAGCATTGGCTAGTTTTTCTTATTTCACAGATTTAGCAGCGGCGACAAAGGATGCTGACCTCGTAATTGAGGCTGTACCTGAGCGTATCGAAATCAAACAAAGCTTCTATGAGAATTTAGCAAAGGTTGCACCGAAAAAAACAGTATTTGCATCAAACTCATCGACATTATTACCAAGCCAGTTTGCAGCATTTACGGGGCGTCCCGAAAAATTCTTGGCGTTACACTTTGCTAATTCGATTTGGCAAAATAACACTGCAGAGGTTATGGGACATCCAGGTACAGATGTACAATATGTGGAGCAAGTAGCGGATTTCGCACGTGCCATTCAGATGATTCCATTCGTGCTGAAAAAGGAGCAACCAGGCTATATTTTAAACACATTGTTAGTGCCATTCTTATCAGCCGCAATGGAATTATGGGTAAAAGATATTGCCGATCCACAAACAATCGACAAAAACTGGATGATTTCAACAGGCGCACCACGCGGACCTTTCGCAATTTATGACATTGTTGGTATGGAAACGCCGTACAACTTAAACTTAATGCGCGCAGAAAAAGACCCAGCAGCTAAATTCGTTGCTGAAAAAATTAAACGTGAAATGATTGACCAGGGAAAAATGGGGATTTCGACAGGAGAAGGCTTCTATAAATATCCGAACCCAGCCTACTTAGACCCGAACTTTACGAAATCAAACTAA
- a CDS encoding response regulator transcription factor, with the protein MLKVQRMQGNIELEPVFALKKPIFLKEPAPYVQQVAIDLFELSSVIFIPIEYEQQLYGWISFDQMGETFECDNEKLFLLEQAGKRLGMYLARKQLRNQLNHRIQLSEKEYTILYLLAEGYKNKEIASVLFLSEYTVRDYVQRLMDKLQANNRTQIISTAFRMGLVE; encoded by the coding sequence TTGCTAAAAGTCCAACGCATGCAAGGAAATATTGAATTAGAGCCTGTTTTTGCATTAAAAAAGCCCATTTTCTTAAAGGAACCAGCGCCTTATGTGCAACAGGTTGCCATTGATTTATTTGAGCTTTCCTCCGTCATATTTATTCCGATTGAATATGAACAGCAGCTATATGGCTGGATATCCTTTGACCAAATGGGTGAAACATTTGAATGTGACAACGAAAAATTGTTTTTACTTGAACAAGCAGGCAAGCGTCTTGGTATGTACTTGGCTCGCAAACAGCTGCGCAATCAATTGAATCATCGCATACAGCTAAGCGAGAAGGAATATACGATTTTGTATTTGCTTGCGGAAGGCTATAAAAATAAAGAAATTGCCAGTGTTCTGTTTTTAAGTGAATATACGGTGCGTGATTATGTGCAACGATTAATGGACAAATTACAGGCGAACAACCGCACCCAAATTATTTCGACCGCTTTTCGTATGGGGCTGGTGGAATGA
- a CDS encoding AAA family ATPase gives MKRIVILTIGPTHSGKTTIARQLEQAFPHFIVLDQDKQAEFLNTHYEKLVPQSGPNTLKFLISETLLHYAIAQTSYNLILCNSNIHKAPRQQLLARFFPAEQFVRVYIHFALAQDVLQNRIDNTLRDTKLFRDVTYTYEELLEKQLPQIDSPTCDEVDYILTIHEQTTTQQLVSEIEMIIHKEQCT, from the coding sequence ATGAAACGAATCGTTATTTTAACAATCGGTCCTACCCATAGTGGAAAAACGACAATTGCGCGGCAGCTTGAACAGGCGTTTCCCCATTTTATTGTCCTCGATCAAGACAAACAGGCGGAATTTTTAAATACGCATTATGAAAAGCTTGTACCACAAAGCGGACCAAATACACTGAAATTTCTTATATCTGAAACATTATTGCACTATGCCATTGCCCAAACTTCATACAATTTGATTTTGTGCAATAGTAATATCCATAAAGCACCGCGCCAGCAGCTATTAGCACGCTTCTTCCCTGCAGAGCAATTTGTTCGCGTATATATTCACTTTGCTCTTGCACAAGACGTGTTACAAAACCGAATTGACAACACATTACGGGACACAAAGCTATTTCGTGACGTAACTTATACATATGAGGAATTGCTAGAAAAACAGCTTCCACAAATCGATTCCCCCACTTGTGATGAGGTAGATTATATTTTGACGATTCATGAACAAACGACAACGCAGCAGTTAGTAAGTGAAATCGAAATGATTATACATAAGGAGCAATGTACATGA
- a CDS encoding RNA-binding domain-containing protein codes for MDKQKSSTVEFKRKLTNDVKREIIAFANTQGGELYIGIDDDGSVVGLKNAKKAFKLVKNTLRNSIQPDISGHNCIELETIDDKEIIKISVSRGTKRPYHLKNKGMNPSGVFIRDGSSITKASEEKIRQMILETDSTHFETMRSIQQDLTFHDALEVFNKQGKKFGPKQQRKLGLLTEDGYFTNLGLLFSDQCEHSIKCARFLDSDKVEIQERKEFSGSILTQVEQALSYMNHSSRNDEEHERFPAYALREALINAVTHRDYSYNGSILVHLYQNEIEIISVGGLVKGLTAEDIELGVSQSRNAKLAHVLHRLKWMEKYGTGLQCMVESYKDSTVSPTWQIGPNAFVVTLPKKPLLVVQTEDEPLTAWLSHHPEFSAKELETFLNKSKTTVRKILDKLIVANQIERIGHGPKTKYQIIN; via the coding sequence ATGGATAAACAAAAATCTTCGACAGTAGAATTCAAACGTAAATTAACGAATGATGTAAAAAGGGAAATTATTGCATTTGCGAATACTCAAGGTGGCGAGCTCTATATTGGTATTGATGATGACGGCTCCGTAGTAGGTTTAAAAAATGCCAAGAAAGCATTCAAATTGGTTAAGAATACGCTACGTAATAGCATTCAACCAGATATTTCAGGACATAACTGTATAGAACTTGAAACAATTGACGACAAAGAAATCATCAAAATTTCTGTGTCACGTGGTACTAAACGTCCCTATCATTTGAAAAATAAAGGAATGAATCCATCCGGTGTATTTATTCGCGATGGTAGTTCGATTACAAAGGCATCCGAAGAAAAAATCCGTCAAATGATTCTCGAAACAGATAGCACCCATTTTGAAACAATGCGCAGTATCCAACAAGACTTAACATTCCACGATGCGTTAGAAGTATTTAATAAACAGGGGAAAAAGTTTGGTCCGAAGCAGCAACGAAAGCTTGGCTTACTAACAGAGGACGGTTATTTTACTAATTTAGGTTTACTTTTTTCGGATCAATGTGAACACAGCATTAAATGTGCACGTTTTTTAGATTCCGATAAAGTCGAAATTCAAGAGCGCAAAGAGTTTAGCGGGTCGATTTTAACTCAGGTTGAACAAGCCTTAAGCTATATGAATCATTCCTCTCGTAATGACGAGGAACATGAACGCTTCCCTGCTTATGCTTTACGTGAAGCGTTAATCAATGCCGTTACACACCGTGATTATAGCTATAATGGGAGCATCCTCGTTCACCTATACCAAAACGAAATTGAAATTATTTCTGTTGGTGGTTTGGTAAAAGGATTGACGGCCGAGGATATTGAACTTGGCGTTTCACAAAGCCGCAATGCAAAATTAGCGCATGTTTTACACCGGTTAAAATGGATGGAAAAGTACGGTACTGGCTTGCAATGTATGGTTGAAAGCTACAAAGATAGCACAGTGTCACCTACTTGGCAAATCGGACCGAATGCCTTTGTTGTGACATTACCGAAAAAACCATTACTAGTAGTGCAAACGGAAGATGAACCTTTGACGGCTTGGTTGTCCCATCACCCTGAATTTTCAGCAAAAGAGCTCGAAACCTTTTTAAATAAAAGTAAGACAACGGTGCGCAAAATTTTAGATAAGCTCATTGTAGCCAATCAAATTGAACGCATCGGACATGGACCGAAAACAAAATATCAAATTATCAATTGA
- a CDS encoding DUF5412 family protein: MNLGLRFIELIVFLVTAILTVILAIQLIRYSFKKIPFPKKLTMATAAGPTLLLAIFIYIQYFFTFGLIEKDNMQPGVGPIFSLNETYAATVYYEPYGGVLGGVNVWMEVKNEKEDSTKIVYYADAKSEVVVHWEDDTTLAITNVDPNDPNDPNINRNITLKIEHEIYHENGLACQSLLLLSSYETCYQYE; the protein is encoded by the coding sequence ATGAATCTTGGGCTACGGTTCATTGAATTAATCGTATTTTTAGTCACGGCTATTTTGACCGTCATTTTAGCAATTCAACTCATTCGATATTCCTTTAAGAAAATACCTTTTCCTAAAAAACTGACGATGGCAACCGCTGCAGGGCCCACGTTATTACTCGCAATTTTTATTTACATTCAATATTTCTTTACGTTTGGGCTCATTGAAAAAGATAATATGCAACCAGGTGTGGGACCGATCTTTTCCCTTAATGAAACCTATGCTGCAACGGTCTATTATGAACCTTATGGTGGCGTTTTAGGTGGGGTCAATGTGTGGATGGAGGTAAAAAACGAAAAAGAGGATTCCACAAAAATTGTTTATTATGCCGATGCGAAAAGCGAAGTTGTTGTTCATTGGGAAGATGATACAACACTAGCGATTACCAATGTTGATCCTAATGATCCTAATGATCCAAATATAAATCGAAACATAACCTTAAAAATTGAACACGAAATATATCATGAGAACGGCTTGGCTTGTCAGAGCTTGTTATTGTTGAGTAGCTATGAAACTTGTTATCAATATGAATGA
- a CDS encoding DUF4179 domain-containing protein, giving the protein MENNIKKAIEQIDVPLDKLDAAIMIGVQANVKKRPKRMMKLVLGLVSTLVLVLLSGYISPSVARVLATVPIIGNLYYDIEQQDIGLQVALSDANKIVLNESVTSSDITVTFEEIVFDGERMHVIFSMDEFRDIYPLYIYVDGNLVNQAEGLRELESDTGYRGLWELDFEEELPDAFEVNIQIRYIEGIKGDWQITTPIQKVANNEKTIATNQQGQVDGIDYEVIELKTSNTSTVLKMRFAANFTTMLMGEQRLKATITDQQGMPLKVLDFNTGGESDAPEFKYIIEPLADDVSKMVVQLYYEPLIYERNEINKRLSKTLPQRISFGKMGELVITDIVEKDHLRTLTFKVESSFAFDYDFDPSVHVQNRAGESLVTEYVHAVGPNEYELTYQDTGGDVYVSLLEMPKLEVLERFELDVK; this is encoded by the coding sequence ATGGAGAACAATATTAAAAAAGCAATAGAGCAAATCGATGTACCACTCGACAAATTGGATGCAGCGATTATGATTGGTGTGCAGGCAAATGTGAAGAAACGCCCAAAACGTATGATGAAACTCGTATTAGGGCTTGTTTCAACCCTAGTTCTCGTGCTTCTCTCAGGCTATATTTCTCCTTCCGTGGCACGTGTACTAGCGACGGTCCCGATTATCGGTAACCTTTATTACGATATTGAACAGCAGGATATCGGACTTCAAGTGGCGTTGTCTGATGCGAATAAGATTGTGTTAAATGAATCGGTGACGAGTTCAGATATTACGGTAACCTTTGAGGAAATCGTTTTTGATGGGGAACGGATGCATGTCATTTTTTCAATGGACGAATTTCGTGATATTTATCCGTTATATATTTACGTAGATGGTAATCTTGTGAATCAGGCTGAAGGTTTACGGGAATTAGAAAGTGACACAGGCTATCGGGGGTTATGGGAATTAGATTTTGAGGAAGAATTACCGGATGCCTTTGAGGTAAACATTCAAATTCGATATATCGAGGGGATTAAGGGGGATTGGCAGATCACAACACCAATACAAAAAGTTGCGAACAATGAAAAAACGATTGCCACCAATCAACAAGGGCAAGTGGACGGCATTGATTATGAAGTGATAGAGCTTAAGACATCTAACACTTCAACAGTATTAAAAATGCGTTTTGCTGCAAACTTTACCACGATGTTGATGGGGGAGCAACGATTAAAGGCAACCATTACCGATCAACAGGGCATGCCTCTAAAAGTTTTGGACTTTAACACAGGAGGGGAATCGGATGCGCCGGAATTTAAATATATTATTGAACCATTAGCGGATGATGTAAGTAAAATGGTGGTGCAACTATATTACGAGCCACTCATTTACGAACGAAATGAAATTAACAAACGATTAAGCAAAACATTGCCGCAACGTATTTCATTTGGCAAAATGGGTGAGCTTGTTATAACGGATATTGTGGAAAAGGATCATTTGCGTACGTTAACGTTTAAGGTAGAGAGTTCGTTTGCGTTTGATTATGATTTCGACCCTAGTGTACACGTGCAAAATCGCGCTGGCGAGAGCCTTGTGACGGAGTATGTACATGCAGTGGGACCAAATGAGTATGAGTTAACATACCAAGATACTGGCGGAGATGTTTACGTGAGTTTGTTGGAGATGCCAAAGCTTGAAGTGTTAGAACGTTTTGAACTAGATGTAAAATAG
- a CDS encoding sigma-70 family RNA polymerase sigma factor has protein sequence MTQKSLLKKAQKGNEKAFVELLQHEKLKIYNMAYLYMKNENDALDVVQETVARAFASISTVKEPAYFSTWLTKICINTALESIRKKNKIIYMEQPITEIVNEPAIDEKLDLLEAIEQLDEKYKAVIILKYYQDLPVREIAQLLQCPEGTVKTNLHRAIQQLKKYVLKGGSHYGEQY, from the coding sequence TTGACGCAAAAATCTTTATTGAAGAAAGCACAAAAAGGCAATGAAAAGGCCTTTGTGGAATTGCTACAACACGAAAAGCTCAAAATTTATAATATGGCATATCTATATATGAAAAATGAGAATGATGCATTGGATGTTGTACAGGAAACGGTGGCGCGGGCATTTGCCAGCATTAGCACGGTGAAGGAGCCAGCTTATTTTTCTACATGGTTGACAAAAATCTGCATAAACACAGCACTTGAAAGCATTCGAAAAAAGAACAAAATCATCTATATGGAACAGCCAATCACTGAAATAGTGAATGAGCCCGCAATCGATGAAAAACTCGATTTACTTGAGGCGATTGAGCAGCTTGATGAAAAATATAAAGCGGTTATTATACTGAAATATTATCAAGACTTACCAGTGAGAGAAATTGCTCAACTGCTGCAATGTCCTGAGGGAACGGTCAAAACGAATTTACATAGAGCCATCCAGCAGTTAAAAAAATATGTGTTAAAAGGGGGAAGTCACTATGGAGAACAATATTAA
- a CDS encoding DUF3658 domain-containing protein, whose product MRIVCHVLANNNCAIFHCNTTENMLFLHHERNLQQLIRHSGEISAEKMRTMLHEKQYDQLSTQQIAHFSTQAKQLMQGSSLLRTWHRGEILEDVETRDDALILQYLKELQQEMNEEFIRAPRLIGHVLGFSEHDIHDTWIEYRLLTLIKQGAVNYHGDLREMRMYEVQC is encoded by the coding sequence TTGCGTATTGTTTGTCATGTGCTTGCTAACAATAATTGTGCTATTTTTCATTGTAATACAACTGAAAATATGCTGTTTCTACATCATGAACGCAATCTCCAACAGCTCATTCGACATTCTGGTGAAATAAGCGCTGAGAAAATGCGCACCATGCTTCATGAAAAGCAGTATGACCAGCTATCGACGCAGCAAATCGCACATTTTTCCACACAAGCTAAACAATTGATGCAGGGGAGTTCACTTCTTCGTACATGGCATCGTGGCGAAATTTTAGAGGATGTCGAAACGCGGGATGATGCGCTGATTTTGCAGTATTTAAAGGAGCTCCAGCAGGAAATGAACGAAGAATTTATTCGAGCGCCGCGCCTAATCGGTCATGTGCTGGGCTTTAGTGAGCATGATATTCATGATACGTGGATTGAATATCGTTTGCTGACATTAATTAAGCAGGGTGCGGTGAATTATCACGGGGATTTACGGGAGATGCGGATGTATGAAGTGCAATGTTAA
- a CDS encoding DUF1835 domain-containing protein, which produces MIHIIFGESAAGSMRFAFKKDKAEIIAFPNFLGEGPIQGLFTTAGLNARAAWLERAFRIDGLDWTSRFEQAIKQLEAVAEGESVLI; this is translated from the coding sequence ATGATTCATATTATTTTCGGCGAATCAGCTGCGGGTTCGATGAGGTTTGCCTTTAAAAAGGATAAGGCTGAAATCATTGCGTTCCCAAATTTTTTAGGTGAGGGACCGATTCAGGGATTATTCACGACAGCAGGCTTGAATGCACGCGCAGCTTGGCTAGAGCGGGCATTTCGAATCGATGGTTTGGACTGGACATCTCGTTTTGAACAGGCCATCAAGCAATTGGAAGCCGTTGCTGAAGGGGAGTCCGTTCTTATTTAG